From a single Methanomicrobium sp. W14 genomic region:
- a CDS encoding GAF domain-containing protein: MTPADTDDLAETEYLIVAYLRSHPPEECMLDKISMGTGKSRATTLKYLWTLHAKGITDYHEIGRNKLWMMKQTAESGTEIISRKKQGNIPGNIQKTAQAAFELHNLLLREAKLRDSLDLPETIVLSVAKDYSIIAGNRLFESLFPEVTNFTDLVHHSQTAKLEELFRSAVPGSTASIKLDILEKAGIYRSYNFTLVSPGQGSYGGTGAYVLIGEDLSGRRTRRHLESLLYIIRTAAAAQNEEDLLRETLKGVRENLVPFVHGNVVMADMHIAFSTAPPFEQLQEFFPLLRRCMTSLETVSEEKDAETFSYAVAVPVIDEEQAVGAVLLLMKSSLSATEVENIEIVADEIASALRMQRLDRERTEFVNTLIAMNAVSTILNTASDENAILEQSIEAAMGALGFEMGCIYLKDDSEGMVPRVHRNMPENIMKMCIAGTFNGLFERAFRDQNLVYVVSGTPEYTSLLDPLIRENGVKTLLILPVKAGGRIVGLLNMGSRTEKHYTRTSLDNLSSIGLQLGIALERSRLARKLREAGGEYKGEE, encoded by the coding sequence ATGACGCCGGCAGATACAGATGACCTCGCAGAAACCGAATACCTGATTGTGGCATATCTGCGGTCTCACCCGCCTGAAGAGTGCATGCTTGACAAAATATCCATGGGGACAGGAAAGAGCAGGGCGACTACCCTCAAATACCTGTGGACGCTTCATGCAAAGGGAATTACGGATTACCATGAAATCGGAAGAAACAAGCTGTGGATGATGAAGCAGACTGCGGAAAGCGGCACTGAAATAATTTCGCGTAAAAAACAGGGTAATATCCCGGGAAATATTCAGAAGACTGCGCAGGCTGCATTTGAACTTCATAACCTTCTTCTAAGGGAGGCAAAGCTGCGTGACTCCCTGGACCTTCCTGAGACCATAGTCCTGAGTGTTGCAAAAGACTATTCTATAATCGCCGGAAACAGACTTTTCGAGTCGCTTTTTCCGGAAGTAACTAACTTTACTGACCTTGTACACCATTCCCAGACTGCAAAGCTTGAAGAACTCTTCAGGTCCGCGGTCCCGGGCAGTACTGCTTCGATAAAACTCGATATTCTTGAAAAGGCAGGAATATATCGTTCGTATAACTTCACTCTTGTATCACCGGGCCAGGGAAGCTATGGAGGTACCGGTGCATATGTACTCATCGGCGAAGACCTGTCGGGCAGGAGGACGCGGCGGCACCTGGAATCTCTCCTGTATATTATAAGGACAGCCGCAGCGGCTCAAAATGAGGAAGACCTTTTGCGGGAGACCCTTAAAGGGGTCAGGGAAAATCTTGTTCCGTTTGTCCATGGAAATGTCGTTATGGCTGACATGCATATAGCCTTCAGCACTGCACCTCCTTTTGAACAGTTGCAGGAATTCTTTCCTCTTCTCAGGCGCTGCATGACATCTCTTGAGACCGTATCGGAGGAGAAGGATGCGGAAACGTTCAGCTATGCGGTCGCCGTTCCCGTTATCGACGAAGAGCAGGCGGTCGGTGCGGTGCTTCTTCTTATGAAGTCTTCTCTCAGTGCGACCGAAGTGGAAAACATCGAGATAGTTGCGGATGAGATTGCAAGTGCTCTTAGGATGCAGAGGCTTGACCGGGAACGTACAGAGTTTGTCAATACTCTAATTGCGATGAACGCCGTTTCCACAATTCTTAACACCGCCTCAGACGAGAATGCAATTCTTGAGCAGTCGATTGAAGCGGCAATGGGTGCTCTTGGTTTTGAAATGGGATGCATTTATCTTAAGGATGATTCCGAAGGGATGGTGCCGAGAGTCCACCGCAATATGCCTGAAAATATCATGAAAATGTGTATAGCCGGAACTTTCAACGGTCTTTTTGAGCGTGCATTCAGGGACCAAAACCTTGTCTATGTAGTTTCCGGAACACCTGAGTATACGTCACTTCTCGACCCTTTAATCCGCGAAAACGGCGTGAAAACTCTGCTGATACTTCCTGTAAAGGCAGGCGGCCGTATTGTAGGGCTCCTTAACATGGGCAGCAGGACGGAAAAGCACTATACCAGGACAAGCCTTGATAACCTCTCCTCAATCGGGCTTCAGCTTGGTATAGCCCTTGAAAGGTCGAGGCTTGCCCGGAAACTTCGTGAGGCCGGCGGTGAGTATAAGGGGGAAGAGTAA
- a CDS encoding pyridoxamine 5'-phosphate oxidase family protein, with translation MCRDKEPNVVPMAFGYKNGVIYLHSLKKGRKIETLRINPNVCFETETDYELVPSDSPCSYNMKYRSVIGFGTATILKDEDEIKEGPGVIAGRYHDGGCDPKSLSTGRLAVIRI, from the coding sequence ATGTGCAGGGACAAAGAGCCCAACGTAGTGCCTATGGCATTCGGGTATAAAAACGGAGTGATATATCTTCACAGTTTAAAAAAAGGCAGAAAAATAGAGACCCTGAGGATAAACCCAAATGTATGCTTTGAAACGGAGACAGACTATGAACTGGTTCCATCAGATAGCCCGTGTTCATACAATATGAAATACCGGAGTGTCATAGGTTTCGGGACAGCTACGATTCTTAAAGATGAAGATGAGATCAAGGAAGGGCCCGGAGTTATTGCCGGGCGTTACCACGACGGGGGATGCGATCCAAAAAGCCTTAGCACCGGAAGACTTGCCGTTATCAGGATATAA
- a CDS encoding methyltransferase domain-containing protein — MKKKESLPDLVQGNALLLPFKDETFDAVYMVTVLQKIPDYPLKRTTITMGEAAGFSVDTTEGKLWNYTVRFRKP, encoded by the coding sequence ATGAAGAAAAAAGAAAGTCTGCCTGACCTTGTGCAGGGAAATGCACTTCTTCTCCCCTTTAAGGATGAAACTTTTGATGCCGTTTACATGGTTACAGTTCTGCAGAAGATCCCGGACTATCCGCTGAAGAGAACGACTATCACTATGGGCGAAGCGGCCGGGTTCTCTGTAGACACTACGGAAGGGAAATTGTGGAATTATACGGTCCGGTTCAGGAAGCCCTGA
- a CDS encoding polyphosphate kinase 2 family protein — protein sequence MKIRLYGEKMIPESLISKTLVIPGKKVSLKDFGTGWYQYKELKDIEKGDLKKEAEEVLEESKNSLSSAQSLLWANDVYSVLIILQGIDTSGKDGTIRHVMSGVNPQGVEVSSFKLPVAEEIDHDYLWRCSRKLPPRGCIGVFNRSYYEDVVVVRVHPEILENLMHLPPVKKDEKFWNARYEDINAFEKYLVRNGTVILKFFLHISKGEQKKRLLSRLDNKEKYWKFSPSDLEERKYWEDYQAAYETAFEKTSTKWAPWYVIPADHKWVARTVIADLISTKIQSLNLHYPLVSDESMNEITRARKELNDEKN from the coding sequence TTGAAAATACGTCTGTACGGTGAAAAAATGATACCTGAGTCTCTTATAAGTAAAACGTTAGTTATTCCCGGAAAAAAAGTGTCTTTAAAGGATTTCGGGACAGGCTGGTACCAGTATAAAGAATTAAAGGATATTGAAAAGGGTGACCTGAAAAAAGAGGCTGAAGAAGTTCTTGAAGAAAGCAAAAACTCTCTTTCATCCGCCCAGAGTCTTTTATGGGCAAATGACGTATATTCGGTCCTTATAATTCTGCAGGGCATTGACACTTCCGGAAAAGACGGGACGATAAGACATGTGATGTCCGGCGTAAATCCGCAGGGCGTTGAAGTAAGCAGTTTTAAATTGCCTGTCGCAGAAGAGATTGACCATGATTATCTCTGGAGATGTAGCAGAAAACTGCCTCCCAGAGGCTGCATAGGAGTTTTTAACAGGTCATACTACGAGGACGTCGTTGTTGTACGTGTACATCCTGAAATTCTTGAAAACCTTATGCACCTTCCTCCGGTAAAAAAGGATGAGAAATTCTGGAATGCACGCTATGAGGACATAAATGCGTTTGAGAAGTATCTTGTCAGAAACGGGACTGTCATCCTGAAGTTTTTCCTTCATATTTCAAAGGGCGAGCAGAAAAAACGTCTCCTGAGCCGTCTCGATAACAAGGAAAAATACTGGAAATTTTCGCCTTCCGATCTTGAGGAACGTAAGTACTGGGAAGATTATCAGGCAGCGTATGAAACGGCTTTTGAAAAGACAAGTACCAAATGGGCGCCATGGTATGTAATTCCCGCAGATCATAAGTGGGTTGCAAGAACTGTGATTGCAGATTTAATCTCCACAAAAATTCAGTCGCTGAATCTTCATTATCCTTTAGTATCCGATGAAAGTATGAATGAAATAACCCGGGCAAGAAAAGAGCTTAATGACGAAAAAAATTAA
- a CDS encoding chemotaxis protein CheW, whose amino-acid sequence MASYDNVVVVQFEISGVQYALDIQIAREIVEMIPITPVPMAPKHIAGIINLRGEITNILNLNYLMGLPVHTDSENKKIIVLVPEAANGSNVGLIVDDVMSVLQVSEDDIDKMDESISKEAYVKGVIKSGKDSSGNKALIIWIDITKILFDILKETHDA is encoded by the coding sequence ATGGCTTCATATGATAACGTTGTTGTAGTGCAGTTTGAAATATCGGGCGTTCAGTACGCACTGGATATTCAGATTGCACGTGAAATTGTTGAGATGATACCAATAACCCCCGTTCCTATGGCACCGAAGCATATTGCTGGAATAATAAATCTCAGAGGTGAAATCACAAACATACTGAACCTGAATTACCTGATGGGGCTTCCGGTGCATACAGACTCGGAGAACAAAAAAATAATCGTTCTCGTCCCGGAAGCTGCAAACGGATCTAATGTAGGCCTTATCGTTGACGACGTCATGAGTGTCCTCCAGGTCTCTGAAGACGACATAGACAAGATGGACGAATCAATTTCGAAAGAAGCGTATGTAAAAGGTGTTATCAAATCCGGAAAAGACAGCAGCGGAAACAAAGCACTTATAATCTGGATTGACATCACGAAGATACTCTTTGACATCTTAAAGGAAACACACGATGCCTGA
- a CDS encoding methyl-accepting chemotaxis protein: MGLTELENTISDYLSGNRDSLANTERIDEEYSGLAKLINRLIETNRKTEFCCGAMHSAPVPVAILNKNLRILDANEKFVKLTGHPKETLTSMSLKELYSVLEAEKTDGDSVNEAIEKKTEVSGKYTMIFRGEEKNIEISANPSFADNGDLCYISVVFLDTTLMENQKIRFERIIDAIPFPVHVMNNDMKWTYMNKAFEQELVSNNVIKSREWAYGKSCSTAKASICNTEECGIRKLRQSGNNDKCESYFNGHGMEYKQVTASIRDKKGDVIGYVETCQDITEQLNQTAFYESILDAVPYPIHVTDNNMKWTYMNKAFEKILIDNHTVPGRKSAYGMDCCNANASICNTEQCGIHQLRTTGKNETFFEWLGMEGKQVTATVKDAKGNGIGYVETVQDITDIVRPRRYLEVELDRVATDLKCIAEGRPQDLKLEVGEADKYTKDIRKKFLEVNESVGSVENSMSKLAEDIKLLVNAGESGNLEYRADGSKYQGAYLELIEGMNSLLKSVAIPLKEGMKICDKYSNADFSARFSDNLKVEGDFHEFKTAINNIGISVAELLAESSKVTNMIASNSREINKGTDDVSKAAEGVANTSQKTADLTKELLKNIEEVNRQIADLSASNEEIAGTSQEVYKATNHVVEIGKEAQSMGNDASVKMGGVEKIAKESVEEIKSLTEQIKEVGKIVKLINDIAGQINLLALNAAIEAARAGEHGRGFAVVAGEVKNLAAEARAATDSIENVVSKVQSGSEKTAQSITSANDEIMEGVKSVTKAIEALNTIIKSAGQVSNDVGEITKAIEDQANISNNIVKAMESGTEQTKNVQKEAEELAALAEEASASIEEIGSAMHEVNSFVNELEESNSKFKY; this comes from the coding sequence ATGGGATTAACAGAGCTTGAAAATACGATTTCAGATTATCTCAGTGGAAATAGGGATTCACTGGCGAATACTGAAAGAATAGATGAAGAATACTCCGGCCTTGCAAAATTAATAAACAGGCTGATAGAGACAAACAGGAAAACCGAATTTTGCTGCGGGGCAATGCACTCTGCACCTGTACCGGTTGCTATTCTAAATAAAAACCTTAGAATTCTGGATGCAAATGAAAAATTTGTCAAATTAACCGGTCATCCAAAAGAAACTCTTACATCAATGAGCTTAAAAGAGCTCTATTCAGTTCTGGAGGCTGAAAAAACTGATGGGGATTCGGTAAACGAAGCAATTGAAAAGAAAACAGAAGTTTCCGGAAAATACACAATGATTTTCAGAGGTGAGGAAAAAAACATTGAAATTTCTGCAAACCCCTCTTTTGCCGACAACGGAGATCTCTGTTATATTTCAGTAGTATTCCTTGACACTACATTGATGGAGAATCAGAAAATCAGGTTTGAAAGAATAATCGATGCAATACCTTTTCCCGTTCACGTAATGAACAACGACATGAAATGGACATACATGAACAAGGCTTTTGAGCAGGAATTAGTGTCAAATAACGTAATTAAGAGCAGAGAGTGGGCATACGGTAAATCATGCAGCACTGCAAAAGCAAGCATATGCAATACTGAAGAATGTGGTATAAGAAAACTGAGGCAGTCAGGAAACAACGACAAATGCGAGAGCTACTTCAATGGCCACGGTATGGAATATAAACAGGTTACCGCATCAATTCGTGACAAAAAAGGAGACGTAATAGGATATGTTGAAACATGCCAGGACATAACCGAACAGCTAAACCAGACTGCTTTTTATGAATCAATCCTTGATGCAGTTCCTTACCCGATTCATGTCACAGACAACAATATGAAATGGACGTACATGAACAAGGCATTTGAAAAGATTCTTATCGATAATCATACGGTTCCTGGCAGAAAATCCGCATACGGAATGGACTGCTGCAATGCAAATGCAAGCATATGCAACACCGAACAGTGCGGAATACACCAGCTGAGAACAACCGGCAAAAACGAGACTTTCTTTGAATGGCTGGGAATGGAAGGCAAACAAGTCACTGCAACCGTAAAGGACGCAAAAGGAAACGGCATAGGATATGTTGAAACAGTACAGGATATCACTGACATAGTCAGGCCCAGAAGATACCTCGAAGTTGAACTGGACAGAGTTGCAACCGATCTCAAATGCATCGCAGAAGGAAGACCTCAGGATTTAAAGTTAGAAGTCGGCGAGGCAGATAAGTACACAAAAGACATCAGAAAAAAATTCCTTGAAGTCAACGAGTCAGTAGGTTCTGTCGAAAATTCCATGTCAAAACTGGCTGAGGACATAAAGTTACTTGTAAATGCAGGAGAATCAGGAAATCTTGAATATCGGGCTGACGGTTCAAAATACCAGGGTGCATATCTCGAACTGATTGAAGGCATGAACAGCCTTCTGAAATCTGTCGCAATACCCCTTAAAGAAGGAATGAAAATATGCGACAAGTACTCCAATGCAGACTTCTCAGCAAGATTTTCAGATAATCTAAAAGTGGAAGGGGATTTCCATGAATTTAAGACCGCAATTAATAATATAGGAATCTCGGTTGCAGAGCTTCTCGCAGAGAGCAGCAAAGTAACAAACATGATAGCATCCAATTCAAGAGAAATAAACAAGGGAACGGACGATGTCTCTAAAGCGGCCGAAGGTGTTGCAAATACAAGCCAGAAGACAGCTGACCTTACAAAAGAGCTTCTGAAAAACATCGAAGAGGTGAACCGCCAGATAGCCGACCTTTCGGCGTCCAACGAAGAAATTGCCGGCACATCGCAGGAGGTCTACAAGGCTACAAACCATGTCGTTGAAATTGGAAAAGAGGCCCAAAGCATGGGCAACGACGCCAGCGTCAAGATGGGCGGCGTAGAAAAGATTGCCAAAGAGAGTGTTGAGGAGATAAAAAGTCTTACCGAGCAGATAAAAGAGGTAGGAAAGATAGTCAAACTGATAAACGATATTGCAGGCCAGATTAACCTCCTTGCACTAAATGCAGCAATTGAAGCGGCACGTGCTGGTGAGCACGGAAGAGGATTCGCTGTCGTTGCAGGTGAGGTCAAAAACCTTGCGGCAGAGGCAAGGGCTGCAACGGACTCCATAGAAAATGTCGTTTCAAAGGTCCAGTCGGGAAGTGAAAAGACCGCACAGTCAATCACTTCCGCCAATGACGAGATAATGGAAGGTGTGAAAAGCGTTACAAAGGCAATCGAGGCACTGAATACAATCATCAAAAGTGCCGGACAGGTCTCAAACGATGTCGGTGAGATTACAAAGGCAATTGAGGACCAGGCCAATATCTCAAACAATATTGTAAAAGCAATGGAATCCGGTACAGAACAGACAAAGAATGTCCAGAAAGAGGCTGAAGAGCTTGCCGCTCTTGCAGAGGAGGCAAGTGCATCAATAGAAGAGATTGGAAGCGCCATGCACGAGGTGAACTCATTTGTAAACGAATTAGAAGAATCAAACTCTAAGTTCAAGTATTAG
- a CDS encoding chemotaxis protein CheW, with amino-acid sequence MATFDNVVVVQFEISGVQYALDIQIAREIVEMIPITPVPMAPQHIAGIINLRGEITNILNLNYLMGLPAHTESENKKIIVLVPEAANGSNVGLIVDDVMSVLQVSEDDIDKMDESISKEAYVKGVIKSGKDSHGNKALIIWIDITKILSDILKETHET; translated from the coding sequence ATGGCTACATTTGACAATGTCGTTGTTGTGCAGTTCGAAATTTCAGGAGTGCAGTATGCTCTTGATATTCAGATTGCACGTGAAATCGTTGAGATGATACCTATAACCCCGGTTCCTATGGCACCGCAGCATATTGCAGGAATAATAAATCTCAGAGGTGAAATCACAAACATACTTAACCTGAATTACCTAATGGGGCTTCCGGCGCACACGGAATCAGAAAACAAGAAAATTATAGTACTTGTTCCGGAAGCTGCAAACGGGTCCAATGTCGGCCTTATCGTTGACGACGTCATGAGTGTCCTCCAGGTCTCTGAAGACGACATAGACAAGATGGACGAATCAATTTCAAAAGAAGCGTATGTAAAAGGTGTTATCAAATCCGGAAAAGACAGCCACGGAAACAAAGCACTTATAATCTGGATTGACATCACGAAGATACTTTCTGACATCTTGAAAGAAACTCATGAAACGTAA
- a CDS encoding methyl-accepting chemotaxis protein, translating into MGLTELENTISDFLSGNKKSFVNTEKTEEEYLQLGKLINRLIEANKKVEYCCGAMQSAPVPVAVLDKNLRILDANDYFVKITGYPKETLASMSLKELYSVLEAEKTDGESVNDAIEKRQKVSGRYIMNFRGVEKTIKISVNPSYDDNGSLSYISVLFLDVTETEAQKVWYEGIIDAIPFPVHIIDEDMKWTYMNTAFEKALMANNVIKSREWARGRPCSTANSNICNTEECGIRKLKKTGNSDFCESYFNDGHGLEYKMATAVIRDKKGNTTGYVETCQDITDLLNKTAFYESILDAVPYPIHVTDNNMKWTYMNKAFEKLLLESHTVSNRKSAYGMDCCNANASICNTEQCGIHQLRTSGKNETFFDWMGTECKQVTATVKDAKGNGIGYVETVQDITDIVRPQKYLEAEFDKVATNLKCIAEGRPQDLKIEVGEADKYTKHIRKQFIEVNESVSSVNESLLDLVNDIQSLVNAGEKGNLEFRVDSTRYQGAYIGLVESMNNLLESVALPLKEGMEICDKYSNADFSARFSDNIKVEGDFHEFKTAIDNIGISVAELLAESSKVTNMIASNSGEINKGTDDVAKAAEGVANTSQKTADLTKDLLKNIEEVNRQIADLSASNEEIAGTSQEVYKATNHVVEIGKEAQSMGNDASTKMSGVEKIAKESVEEIKSLTEQIKEVGKIVKLINDIAGQINLLALNAAIEAARAGEHGRGFAVVAGEVKNLAAEARAATDSIENVVSKVQSGSEKTAQSITSANDEIMEGVNSVTKAIEALNTIIKSAGQVSNDVGEITKAIEDQANISNNIVKSMEAGTQQTKNVQKEAGELAALAEETSASIEEIGSAMHEVNSFVKELEETNFKFKY; encoded by the coding sequence ATGGGACTAACCGAGCTTGAAAATACGATTTCAGATTTCCTCAGCGGAAATAAAAAATCTTTTGTGAATACTGAAAAAACAGAAGAGGAATACCTGCAGCTGGGAAAACTCATAAACAGGTTGATTGAGGCAAACAAAAAAGTAGAATATTGCTGCGGGGCAATGCAATCAGCTCCTGTGCCGGTTGCCGTTTTAGACAAAAATCTGAGAATTCTGGATGCAAACGACTATTTTGTCAAAATAACTGGTTACCCTAAGGAGACTCTTGCATCAATGAGCTTAAAAGAGCTTTATTCTGTTCTTGAGGCAGAAAAAACAGATGGAGAATCCGTAAATGATGCAATCGAAAAGAGACAGAAAGTCTCCGGCAGATACATCATGAATTTCAGAGGTGTGGAAAAGACCATAAAAATATCCGTAAACCCGTCTTATGACGACAACGGAAGCCTGTCTTATATTTCAGTACTATTCCTCGACGTCACCGAAACTGAGGCCCAGAAAGTATGGTACGAGGGAATAATCGATGCAATTCCATTCCCTGTTCATATAATAGACGAGGATATGAAATGGACATATATGAATACTGCCTTCGAAAAGGCACTTATGGCAAATAATGTTATAAAGAGCAGAGAATGGGCACGTGGCCGGCCATGCAGCACTGCAAACTCCAATATCTGCAATACTGAAGAATGTGGCATAAGAAAACTGAAGAAGACCGGAAACAGTGATTTTTGTGAGAGTTATTTCAACGACGGACACGGCCTGGAATACAAAATGGCTACAGCTGTAATCAGGGACAAAAAAGGGAATACGACAGGATACGTTGAAACATGCCAGGACATAACCGATCTCCTGAATAAAACCGCCTTTTACGAATCCATACTTGATGCAGTGCCTTACCCTATTCATGTCACTGACAACAACATGAAATGGACATACATGAACAAGGCATTTGAAAAACTTCTTCTTGAAAGTCACACCGTTTCAAACAGAAAATCCGCATACGGAATGGACTGCTGCAATGCAAATGCAAGCATATGCAATACTGAACAGTGCGGAATACACCAGTTGAGAACATCAGGCAAAAACGAGACTTTCTTTGACTGGATGGGAACAGAATGCAAACAGGTAACCGCAACTGTAAAGGATGCAAAAGGAAACGGCATAGGATACGTCGAAACTGTCCAGGACATTACAGACATTGTCCGCCCCCAGAAATACCTTGAAGCTGAATTTGACAAGGTGGCAACGAATCTCAAATGCATTGCGGAAGGAAGACCCCAGGATTTGAAGATTGAAGTAGGGGAGGCGGACAAGTACACAAAGCACATCAGGAAACAGTTCATTGAAGTCAATGAATCGGTAAGTTCGGTAAATGAAAGTCTGTTAGACCTTGTAAACGATATTCAGTCCCTTGTAAATGCAGGGGAGAAGGGAAACCTTGAATTCAGGGTTGACAGCACAAGATACCAGGGTGCTTATATAGGACTTGTCGAAAGCATGAACAACCTGCTGGAGTCAGTTGCATTACCTCTTAAAGAAGGAATGGAAATATGCGACAAATACTCCAATGCAGACTTTTCAGCAAGATTTTCAGATAATATAAAAGTGGAAGGGGATTTCCATGAATTTAAGACCGCAATCGATAATATCGGAATTTCGGTTGCAGAACTTCTCGCAGAGAGCAGCAAAGTAACGAACATGATTGCCTCCAATTCCGGGGAGATAAACAAAGGAACCGACGATGTTGCAAAGGCGGCCGAGGGCGTTGCAAATACAAGCCAGAAAACAGCCGATCTTACAAAAGACCTTCTTAAAAACATCGAAGAAGTAAACCGCCAGATAGCCGACCTTTCGGCGTCCAACGAAGAAATTGCCGGCACATCGCAGGAGGTCTACAAGGCTACAAACCATGTCGTTGAAATTGGAAAAGAGGCCCAAAGCATGGGCAACGACGCCAGCACCAAGATGAGCGGTGTGGAGAAAATTGCCAAAGAAAGTGTTGAGGAGATAAAAAGTCTTACCGAGCAGATAAAAGAGGTAGGAAAGATAGTCAAACTTATAAACGATATTGCAGGCCAGATTAACCTCCTTGCACTAAATGCAGCAATTGAAGCGGCACGTGCTGGTGAGCACGGAAGAGGATTCGCTGTCGTTGCAGGTGAGGTCAAAAACCTTGCGGCAGAGGCAAGGGCTGCAACGGACTCCATAGAAAATGTCGTTTCAAAGGTCCAGTCGGGAAGTGAAAAGACCGCACAGTCAATCACTTCCGCCAATGACGAGATAATGGAAGGTGTGAACAGCGTTACAAAGGCAATAGAGGCGCTGAATACAATCATCAAAAGTGCCGGACAGGTCTCAAACGATGTCGGTGAGATTACAAAAGCGATTGAAGACCAGGCGAATATTTCAAACAACATTGTAAAGTCTATGGAAGCCGGAACACAGCAGACCAAAAACGTCCAGAAAGAGGCAGGAGAACTTGCCGCTCTTGCAGAAGAGACAAGTGCATCCATAGAAGAGATTGGAAGCGCTATGCACGAGGTGAATTCCTTTGTAAAAGAGTTAGAAGAAACAAACTTCAAATTCAAGTATTAG
- a CDS encoding chemotaxis protein CheW, producing MASFDNVVVVQFEISGVQYALDIQIAREIVEMIPITPVPMAPKHIAGIINLRGEITNILNLNYLMGLPVQANSENKKIIVLVPEAANGSNVGLIVDNVMSVLQIAEDDIDKMDESISKEAYVKGVIKSGKDNEGNKALIIWIDIPKILSDILKETHEA from the coding sequence ATGGCTTCATTTGATAACGTTGTTGTAGTGCAGTTTGAAATATCCGGTGTCCAGTATGCACTGGATATCCAGATTGCACGTGAAATCGTTGAGATGATTCCTATAACCCCTGTTCCAATGGCACCAAAACATATTGCCGGCATCATAAACCTCAGGGGTGAAATCACAAACATACTTAACCTGAATTACCTGATGGGGCTGCCTGTTCAGGCAAACTCAGAGAATAAAAAAATAATAGTTCTTGTCCCTGAAGCTGCAAACGGGTCCAATGTCGGTCTTATCGTAGACAATGTTATGAGTGTCCTCCAGATAGCAGAAGACGATATAGACAAGATGGACGAATCGATTTCAAAAGAGGCATACGTAAAGGGGGTTATTAAATCCGGAAAAGATAATGAAGGGAATAAGGCCCTCATTATCTGGATAGACATCCCTAAGATATTATCCGACATATTAAAAGAGACACACGAAGCATGA